Proteins encoded in a region of the Flammeovirga yaeyamensis genome:
- a CDS encoding glucosaminidase domain-containing protein has protein sequence MKKFLLIFSIIALPFGNLDLAFASSNNSIVSVKDTDQIKRENYIRLLYKSFDPICRKYGINTKVAISQAIAEQGWELRKDFRIFNIASTNPTKSKLVYDNGEQRYRRYRVYSSLEQAVEDYCKVLTSYHTYRNNGLFDTFNANEQIQAIANAGYATNPKYLQLVSSVMDNFVAPVVDEMREEEAIARRSEELQQVASVSSVEAQHIRFCMPSGY, from the coding sequence ATGAAAAAGTTTTTACTCATTTTTTCCATTATAGCATTACCTTTTGGAAACCTGGACTTAGCCTTCGCTTCTTCTAATAATTCAATTGTAAGTGTAAAAGATACGGATCAAATTAAAAGAGAGAACTACATACGTTTGTTGTATAAGTCTTTCGACCCGATCTGTAGAAAATATGGAATTAATACTAAAGTAGCTATCTCACAGGCAATAGCTGAGCAAGGTTGGGAATTAAGAAAGGACTTCAGAATTTTCAATATTGCATCAACTAACCCTACTAAAAGTAAACTCGTTTATGATAACGGCGAACAAAGATACCGTAGATATAGAGTTTACTCTTCTTTAGAACAGGCTGTTGAGGACTACTGTAAAGTGCTAACTAGTTATCATACTTATAGGAATAATGGTTTATTCGATACATTCAATGCAAATGAGCAAATTCAAGCCATTGCGAATGCAGGTTATGCTACCAATCCTAAGTATTTACAATTAGTATCGTCGGTAATGGACAACTTTGTAGCTCCAGTAGTTGACGAAATGCGTGAAGAAGAAGCTATTGCAAGAAGATCTGAGGAACTTCAACAAGTAGCATCAGTTAGTAGTGTAGAAGCACAACACATTAGATTCTGTATGCCATCGGGCTACTAG